The Brassica oleracea var. oleracea cultivar TO1000 chromosome C7, BOL, whole genome shotgun sequence sequence TTCTTTGTAGACAATATTCCTATCAGAGAGGTGAAGCGAACAGCGTCGATGGGCGGTCACTTCCCATCAAAGCCGATGTCTCTCTACACAACAATATGGGACGGTTCTAAATGGGCAACTAACGGTGGCAAGTACGGTGTAAACTACAAGTATGCCCCTTATGTCGCGAAGCTCACTGACTTAGTCCTTCATGGCTGCGCCGTGGACCCTATTGAGCAGTTTCCTAAGTGCGACGAAGGAGCAGACGAGGATATCCGTGCGGCTCAGGAGATTAGCCCGTCGCAGAGGGTTAAGATGGGCGCTTTCAGGAGGAAACACATGACATACTCGTATTGCTGTGATCGGAACAGGTACAAGGTTGCTCTGCCTGAGTGTGTGGTGATTCCCGCAGAGGCTCAGCGGCTTAGGGTTCATGATCCGGTCACTTTTGGCGGGATTCCGAGGCGTCACCGCAACGGAAAGCACCGGAGCAGGAGAAGCCGTGTTGTTGGAACAGAGTCGATATAATGAAACATATAGTCAGTAACATGGGTGTTGGATGAGATTTGGTGGGGGTTTCTATAATAAGTCCATTTTTATTGGTATTTTTATGTTCAGTGCGTTTTCACAGTTATAGTGGGCATTTTTGTCATTTGTTGCTTGTATATGAAATAAAATAATTTATTTATTTGAGAGATTTGGGGTTTTGCAATACTTATATGAAATAAAATAATGTGTAGTTCTTGCTTTCGTGGATACATATTCCGTTTACGAATATTTGGGGGTTGTAATTTCATTTTCTTGTTAGACAATCTTCAGTTTTTATTTTAATTCAATTTGGGTATTTTATAGACGAAAGTTTGTCTCTCTTCTGCTTGTTTTATCCAAGGGGTCCAGTGAATATTATTCGATTTAATTTGGTGTGGCCATGTTCATGCACATATATGTAGTATATACATGCGATGACAATTTATATGCAATCATTAAGTCGGCCCGAAAGCATAGGGGAGAAGTCATGAGACTCATGACCTTGTGTAGTTGTTATGTTTCAATTTGTCAAAATTTGGGTAATTTTTTTAAAAAAACTGTTTACATTAAGGAAAAACATATGAAAATAACTTTGTGCTGGCGATAATGATATACTAAATTGTACTTTTCACATTTACATAAAATTAATAGTCGGAGTAAACAATTACCGGTTTCTGGTTCGAATTTATGAATGATTCTAAAATCTAAAAAAGAAAAGAAAAACAAATTTGGCTTAGCTCATTAATCAGTGTAGAGTTTCGCATTTTAAGGACCATCTCTAAAGAGATAAAGACTTGTGAAAAACTGGCATCAGCTCAGTTCTCATTGTGTTGTTTTAGGCGATGCTTTTTGTCCGTCCCGCCAGCTATTTTCCCACTGGAAACTTCCACATGCTTCCAAAGGTCCTGCCACGCAGCTAGTTCTTATCCCGAAAACAATCTTTTCTCCTTTTGCCTTTCCGAACCGGGTCAGGTCAGACCGATTTCTAATCGGGTGAGTTCGAGTCGGGTAAAAATCGGTCGGGTCGGGTAAAATAATTATTCCAAAAAAAAAAAGTTCTTCTTCTTCTTCCTCGTGTTCTCTCCCAATCTCAAAACCCTAGCTGTTCCCTATTCAATTAAGCTAGGTTACTCTCAATTCGAGTTTGATTCACTGTGAATTAGAAAACCAACGATGATGCATTGTCCTGTCTCTTCGTCACTTATCTTCCAACCGAGCAGTATCCGAGCAACATCGAAAGTCTACGCAAAGAAGAAACTCACTAAGAATCTCCGTAACCCACGCCGCACCAAGCTCCCTCCTGAGTTCGGTGTCAACTTGTTCCTAAGGAAACCCATCACAGAACCGTTGTTACCACTACAAGAAGAAGAAGAAGAAGATCAAGAGCTTGATGGTAGTCCTGATGTCTGGGAACCAAACGAAATCGAGGCGATCTCATCTCTTTTCCAGCAAAGAATCCCTCAGAAACCGGAGAGAGTAGTTCGAGTCAGGCCTCTACCACTTCCTCAGCCTCACAAGCTACGACCTTTAGGCCTCCCAACTCCAAAGCCCAACAACATCAAGAAACCACTAGTGTCATCATCATCAAAAGACCCGAGCTTTCTCATCACTTTAGCTAGAGAGATCAAACACTTACCTTCCCCTGAAGCAGACGTCTCTCTCGTCCTCAACAAATGGTCCACCTTCCTCCGCAAAGGCTCCCTCTCCACCACCATCCGCGAGCTCGGCCACATGGGTTTGCCCGAGAGAGCCTTGCAGACTTACCGCTGGGCTGAGAAGCATCCTCATCTCTTTCCTGATAACCGCATCCTCGCGTCCACCATCCAGGTCCTAGCCAAGCACCGCGAGCTGAAGCTTCTCAAGTTCGACAACACCTTGGCTAGCAAGAGCGTTATCGAAGCCATGATCAAAGGCTGCATCGAAGGCGGGTGGCTGAACCTAGCGAGGAAGCTTTTACTGATAGCTAAAAGTAACAACCGTGTCCTCGACTCGAGTATCTACGTTAAGATGATTCTAGAGATCGCTAAAAACCCTGACAAGTACCATCTCGTTGTTTCCCTCCTCGACGAGTTGAAAGACAGAGAAGACTTGAAGCTGAGCCAGCAAGACTGCACGAGCGTGATGAAGGTCTGCGTGAAACTTAAAAGGTTCGAGCTCGTTGAGTGTCTCTTTGAATGGTACAAAGAATCTAACAGAGAGCCGAGCGTTGTGATGTACACTACCATGATACACAGCCGGTATTCGGAAGAGAAGTATAGAGAGGCGATGAGTATGGTTTGGGAGATGGAGGAATCGAACTGTCTTCTTGATCTTCCTGCTTATAGAGTGGTTATTAGATTGTTTGTGGCGTTGGATGATTTGGGAAGAGCGATGAGATACTACTCTAAGCTCAAGGAAGCTGG is a genomic window containing:
- the LOC106305845 gene encoding probable xyloglucan endotransglucosylase/hydrolase protein 27; the encoded protein is METLSRFLVFMYLFSRFVSGFTLQNLPVTSFEESYTQLFGDKNLFVHKDGKSVRLTLDERTGSGFVSNDLYLHGLFSASIKLPSDYSAGVVVAFYMSNGDMYEKNHDEIDFEFLGNIRGKEWRIQTNIYGNGSTHLGREERSNLWFDPTEDYHQYSILWSDSHIIFFVDNIPIREVKRTASMGGHFPSKPMSLYTTIWDGSKWATNGGKYGVNYKYAPYVAKLTDLVLHGCAVDPIEQFPKCDEGADEDIRAAQEISPSQRVKMGAFRRKHMTYSYCCDRNRYKVALPECVVIPAEAQRLRVHDPVTFGGIPRRHRNGKHRSRRSRVVGTESI
- the LOC106305844 gene encoding pentatricopeptide repeat-containing protein At2g01860, giving the protein MMHCPVSSSLIFQPSSIRATSKVYAKKKLTKNLRNPRRTKLPPEFGVNLFLRKPITEPLLPLQEEEEEDQELDGSPDVWEPNEIEAISSLFQQRIPQKPERVVRVRPLPLPQPHKLRPLGLPTPKPNNIKKPLVSSSSKDPSFLITLAREIKHLPSPEADVSLVLNKWSTFLRKGSLSTTIRELGHMGLPERALQTYRWAEKHPHLFPDNRILASTIQVLAKHRELKLLKFDNTLASKSVIEAMIKGCIEGGWLNLARKLLLIAKSNNRVLDSSIYVKMILEIAKNPDKYHLVVSLLDELKDREDLKLSQQDCTSVMKVCVKLKRFELVECLFEWYKESNREPSVVMYTTMIHSRYSEEKYREAMSMVWEMEESNCLLDLPAYRVVIRLFVALDDLGRAMRYYSKLKEAGFTPTYDVFRDMISVCIASGRLTKFREICKEVEDAGLRLDADTSFRLLQLENQTMSL